In Halobaculum sp. XH14, a single genomic region encodes these proteins:
- a CDS encoding DUF7410 domain-containing protein, which produces MTGDADVRSRDAAPRTDVPADATVYECPRCGAPFARERHRDLHVGLDHGDLSEAERAAYDAASEGEAADLRRFQILALGALVLLYFGFLFTYAVAG; this is translated from the coding sequence ATGACCGGCGACGCTGACGTCCGATCCCGGGACGCCGCACCGAGGACCGACGTACCGGCGGACGCGACGGTGTACGAGTGCCCACGCTGTGGCGCGCCGTTCGCCCGGGAACGACACCGCGACCTCCACGTCGGCCTCGACCACGGGGACCTCTCCGAGGCGGAGCGGGCCGCCTACGACGCCGCGAGCGAGGGCGAGGCGGCCGACCTGCGGCGCTTCCAGATCCTCGCGCTCGGCGCGCTCGTCCTGCTCTACTTCGGCTTCCTGTTCACCTACGCGGTCGCGGGCTGA
- a CDS encoding DUF488 family protein, whose amino-acid sequence MALHDTYVAALQHDLAELPAGTRLVGVVRRPTRWFAGAIDENRPALGPPEPLLDDVKRAEDDLKMAGLCDEEAHNAAWDEVDFAERYREYLSASDDAAEALAAIRTALNGGDDVALVCYENTAKKRCHRTILREELE is encoded by the coding sequence GTGGCGCTCCACGACACGTACGTCGCCGCGCTCCAGCACGACCTCGCGGAGCTCCCGGCGGGGACGCGGCTGGTCGGCGTCGTCCGCCGGCCGACGCGGTGGTTCGCCGGCGCGATCGACGAGAACCGGCCCGCGCTCGGGCCGCCCGAGCCGCTCCTGGACGACGTGAAGCGGGCCGAGGACGATCTGAAGATGGCCGGCCTCTGCGACGAGGAGGCGCACAACGCCGCCTGGGACGAGGTCGACTTCGCCGAGCGGTACCGCGAGTACCTCTCGGCGTCCGACGATGCGGCCGAGGCGCTCGCGGCCATCCGCACGGCACTGAATGGCGGCGATGACGTCGCGCTCGTCTGCTACGAGAACACGGCGAAGAAGCGCTGTCACCGGACGATCCTCCGCGAGGAACTGGAGTGA
- a CDS encoding DUF7563 family protein yields MPECGNCSSFVTERYVRVFAPEGMSTVRVCPSCEDMVRDGAGVREARSKRV; encoded by the coding sequence ATGCCGGAGTGTGGGAACTGTAGCTCGTTCGTGACCGAACGATACGTCCGCGTGTTCGCCCCGGAGGGGATGTCGACCGTCCGCGTCTGTCCCTCGTGTGAGGACATGGTCCGGGACGGCGCGGGCGTGCGCGAGGCGCGCTCGAAGCGCGTGTAG
- a CDS encoding cytochrome c oxidase subunit 3, producing MATETEDAHDDGHHLPAVQDWPRGFGEASWWPFVTAVGGGGIYVGAALFLMGTAGIVPTLAGPVTLVGSVGLFLVGVYGWLYHAFVAEFWERGANEHGASKLRWGMLAFLGSELGTFSAGFVYFFFIRANTWPPEGAEFPTLLGSLVIVNTAILLLSSVTLHFAHEAIRENNRGRFLGLLGTTLLLGVVFIGGQVYEYYEFILHEEFTLTSGVFGSAFYGLTGLHGLHVTLGAVLLGIVFVRALRGQYSAERHVSVTTASMYWHFVDAIWVLLVVVLYVGAELTGTLG from the coding sequence ATGGCTACGGAAACGGAAGACGCCCACGACGACGGGCACCACCTGCCGGCGGTCCAGGACTGGCCGCGCGGGTTCGGCGAAGCCTCGTGGTGGCCGTTCGTCACCGCCGTCGGCGGTGGCGGCATCTACGTCGGTGCCGCGCTGTTCCTGATGGGCACCGCGGGAATCGTCCCGACGCTGGCCGGGCCGGTCACGCTCGTCGGCAGCGTCGGCCTGTTCCTCGTCGGGGTGTACGGCTGGCTGTATCACGCCTTCGTCGCCGAGTTCTGGGAGCGCGGCGCGAACGAACACGGCGCGTCGAAGCTCCGCTGGGGCATGCTCGCGTTCCTCGGCTCGGAACTGGGCACGTTCAGCGCCGGCTTCGTCTACTTCTTCTTCATCCGCGCGAACACGTGGCCGCCCGAGGGCGCGGAGTTCCCGACGCTGCTCGGCTCGCTCGTCATCGTCAACACGGCGATCCTGCTGCTCTCGTCGGTGACGCTCCACTTCGCCCACGAGGCCATCCGTGAGAACAACCGCGGCCGGTTCCTCGGCCTCCTCGGCACGACGCTGTTGCTCGGGGTCGTCTTCATCGGTGGGCAGGTGTACGAGTACTACGAGTTCATCCTGCACGAGGAGTTCACGCTCACCAGCGGCGTGTTCGGCTCGGCGTTCTACGGGCTGACGGGGCTCCACGGCCTCCACGTCACGCTTGGCGCGGTGCTGCTGGGGATCGTGTTCGTCCGGGCCCTCAGGGGGCAGTACTCGGCCGAACGGCACGTCTCGGTGACGACTGCCTCGATGTACTGGCACTTCGTCGACGCCATCTGGGTGCTGCTCGTCGTCGTGCTGTACGTCGGCGCCGAACTCACGGGCACGCTGGGATAG
- a CDS encoding RIO1 family regulatory kinase/ATPase: MELRRLVRGSVEWSRLESIAHELAERYGGETAHVTFLDADNWLSTPFVLDVGDATYFVKVITRQNSLVHALFTTGRNLGAFTSGTEGFFEHFGTPYQMAEHELDATRRMRDIGLNAPEPVEALEMDGLGVLVLEYLPAFRPLDELDVERERELAPELFRALHTMHEHGLAHGDLRAENVLILDGDLYFIDATNVRGAVGDEGETGDGGGESDDGGTGGTGGGGTAERAGSADPADAVPAEPTGAGEAGEDARRYDLACGLAALEPLIGAADAVEAALSAYPFADLLGAREYLDFVRVRPDHDFDGPALKGEIEKRADADEAGEAT; this comes from the coding sequence ATGGAACTGCGCCGACTCGTCCGGGGGAGCGTGGAGTGGTCGCGGCTCGAGTCGATCGCTCACGAACTCGCCGAGCGCTACGGCGGCGAGACGGCCCACGTCACGTTTCTCGACGCGGACAACTGGCTCTCGACCCCCTTCGTGCTCGACGTCGGCGACGCGACCTACTTCGTGAAGGTCATCACGAGACAGAACTCGCTGGTCCACGCGCTGTTCACCACCGGGCGGAACCTCGGCGCGTTCACCTCCGGCACCGAGGGGTTCTTCGAGCACTTCGGCACGCCCTACCAGATGGCCGAACACGAACTCGACGCCACGCGCCGGATGCGCGACATCGGCCTCAACGCCCCCGAGCCGGTCGAGGCGCTGGAGATGGACGGCCTCGGCGTGCTCGTGCTGGAGTACCTCCCCGCGTTCCGCCCGCTGGACGAACTCGACGTCGAGCGCGAGCGCGAACTCGCCCCGGAGCTGTTCCGGGCGCTCCACACGATGCACGAGCACGGGCTGGCCCACGGCGACCTCCGGGCCGAGAACGTGCTCATCCTCGACGGCGACCTCTACTTCATCGACGCGACGAACGTCCGCGGCGCGGTCGGCGACGAGGGCGAAACGGGCGACGGAGGCGGAGAATCCGACGACGGCGGGACCGGTGGCACCGGCGGAGGCGGAACTGCCGAGCGCGCCGGGAGCGCCGACCCGGCCGACGCGGTACCGGCGGAGCCGACCGGCGCGGGCGAGGCCGGCGAGGACGCTCGCCGGTACGATCTGGCCTGCGGGCTGGCCGCGCTTGAGCCGCTCATCGGGGCCGCCGACGCCGTCGAGGCGGCGCTGTCGGCGTACCCGTTCGCGGACCTGCTCGGCGCCCGCGAGTACCTCGATTTCGTCCGCGTGCGTCCGGACCACGACTTCGACGGGCCGGCGCTGAAAGGGGAGATCGAGAAGCGTGCGGACGCAGACGAGGCCGGCGAGGCGACGTAG
- a CDS encoding DUF4112 domain-containing protein: MDQATREALDRADEAALERVRTVAGLMDEAVRVPGTDFEIGLDPILGVVPGGGDVVAAGISLYIVAEAAYLGVPLTTLVKMLGTVSVDVVGGSIPVLGVVFDAFWKANAWNVASLERYLGVEGREDAMDEEGPITIDVTED, encoded by the coding sequence ATGGACCAGGCAACGCGGGAAGCGCTGGACCGGGCCGACGAAGCGGCGCTCGAACGCGTCCGGACGGTCGCGGGCCTCATGGACGAGGCGGTACGGGTCCCGGGAACCGACTTCGAGATCGGACTCGACCCGATCCTCGGCGTCGTGCCCGGCGGGGGCGACGTCGTCGCCGCCGGCATCTCGCTGTACATCGTCGCCGAGGCGGCGTACCTGGGCGTGCCGCTCACGACGCTCGTGAAGATGCTCGGCACGGTCAGCGTCGACGTCGTCGGCGGGTCGATCCCCGTGCTGGGCGTCGTGTTCGACGCGTTCTGGAAGGCGAACGCGTGGAACGTCGCGTCCCTGGAGCGGTATCTCGGCGTCGAGGGGCGCGAGGACGCGATGGACGAGGAGGGACCGATCACCATCGACGTGACCGAGGACTGA
- a CDS encoding aldehyde dehydrogenase family protein, with the protein MSRSSTGASQHYIGGEWTDGTGEETFESENPATGESLGTFRRGTPADVDAALAEAEDAFEEWRDLSHIDRAEYLWDIYHELRERTDELGEIVTKECGKEISEGKADVVEAAHMVEWAAGDARHPKGDVVPSEIPSKDAYMRRKPRGVIGCITPWNFPVAIPFWHMAVSLVEGNTVVWKPAEQTPWCGQVIAEMFEDAGIPDGVFNMVQGFGDAGNEIVEDDRVGTVLFTGSAEVGHEIASKVGGEPGKLAACEMGGKNGIVITENADLDTAVHSAVMSSFKTTGQRCVSSERLIVHEDVYDEFKERYVENAKSVAVGDPLDENTFMGPLIEPEHREKVAKYNQLAKDEGVNVLVDREELDADEIPDGHEDGHWVGPFVYEADAKADLRCTHEEVFGPHVALLKYSGDIEEAVEIHNDTDYGLAGAIISEDYRQINYFRDNAEVGLAYGNLPCIGAEVQLPFGGVKKSGNGYPSAREVIEAVTERTAWTLNNSYEIEMAQGLSADIKTREE; encoded by the coding sequence ATGAGTCGAAGCTCTACGGGCGCGTCCCAGCACTACATCGGCGGCGAGTGGACTGACGGCACGGGAGAGGAGACGTTCGAAAGTGAGAACCCGGCGACGGGCGAGTCGCTCGGCACGTTCCGGCGCGGGACGCCGGCCGACGTCGACGCCGCGCTGGCCGAGGCCGAGGACGCCTTCGAGGAGTGGCGCGACCTCTCGCACATCGACCGCGCGGAGTACCTCTGGGACATCTACCACGAGCTGCGCGAGCGCACCGACGAACTCGGCGAGATCGTCACCAAGGAGTGTGGCAAGGAGATCAGCGAGGGGAAGGCCGACGTCGTCGAGGCCGCACACATGGTCGAGTGGGCCGCGGGCGACGCCCGCCACCCGAAGGGCGACGTGGTCCCCTCCGAGATCCCCAGCAAGGACGCCTACATGCGGCGCAAACCGCGCGGCGTCATCGGCTGTATCACGCCGTGGAACTTCCCGGTCGCCATCCCGTTCTGGCACATGGCGGTCTCGCTCGTCGAGGGCAACACGGTCGTCTGGAAGCCCGCCGAGCAGACGCCGTGGTGTGGCCAGGTCATCGCCGAGATGTTCGAGGACGCGGGCATCCCCGACGGCGTGTTCAACATGGTCCAGGGCTTCGGCGACGCGGGCAACGAGATCGTCGAGGACGACCGCGTCGGCACCGTGCTGTTCACCGGCTCGGCCGAGGTCGGCCACGAGATCGCCTCGAAGGTCGGCGGCGAACCCGGCAAGCTCGCGGCCTGTGAGATGGGCGGCAAGAACGGCATCGTGATCACCGAGAACGCCGACCTCGACACGGCGGTCCACTCGGCGGTCATGTCGAGCTTCAAGACGACCGGCCAGCGCTGTGTCTCCTCCGAGCGGCTCATCGTCCACGAGGACGTCTACGACGAGTTCAAAGAACGCTACGTCGAGAACGCGAAGTCGGTCGCCGTCGGCGACCCCCTCGACGAGAACACGTTCATGGGGCCGCTCATCGAACCCGAGCACAGGGAGAAGGTGGCGAAGTACAACCAGCTCGCCAAGGACGAGGGCGTGAACGTGCTCGTCGACCGCGAGGAACTCGACGCCGACGAGATTCCCGACGGGCACGAGGACGGCCACTGGGTCGGCCCGTTCGTCTACGAGGCCGACGCGAAAGCCGACCTCCGGTGCACCCACGAGGAGGTGTTCGGCCCGCACGTCGCCCTGCTCAAGTACTCTGGCGACATCGAGGAGGCCGTCGAGATCCACAACGACACGGACTACGGGCTCGCGGGCGCGATCATCTCGGAGGACTACCGGCAGATCAACTACTTCCGCGACAACGCCGAGGTCGGGCTCGCGTACGGCAACCTTCCCTGCATCGGCGCGGAGGTCCAGCTCCCGTTCGGCGGCGTGAAGAAGTCCGGGAACGGCTACCCGAGCGCCCGGGAAGTGATCGAGGCCGTCACCGAGCGCACCGCCTGGACGCTCAACAACAGCTACGAGATCGAGATGGCACAGGGCCTCTCGGCCGACATCAAGACGAGGGAAGAGTAG
- the mobA gene encoding molybdenum cofactor guanylyltransferase — protein sequence MPVTHGESESVRGVVLAGGESSRFGAEGDDKALAGVGSEPVLGRIVAVLARVTDRRPVVAVRTPEQRARYADALRDGEVAFVRDDPEYEGPLAGIVGAAAAVGDPWLFCCGCDMPLLDERAVSWLLARLDRDRPAIDGGRVDAVAIEHPDGTLNPLHAVYRREPVASLHRLLPRTAGPRALLAGLESVHTVSPASVPDDVPLDRSTSNVNTRRQLESVREEFTRS from the coding sequence ATGCCAGTGACGCACGGCGAGTCAGAATCGGTCCGGGGAGTCGTCCTCGCTGGCGGCGAGAGCAGCCGCTTCGGGGCCGAAGGGGACGACAAGGCGCTCGCGGGGGTCGGCTCCGAACCCGTGCTGGGCCGGATCGTCGCCGTCCTGGCTCGGGTCACGGACCGGCGTCCGGTCGTCGCCGTCCGGACTCCCGAGCAGCGCGCGCGGTACGCCGACGCCCTGCGGGACGGCGAGGTTGCGTTCGTCCGCGACGACCCGGAGTACGAGGGACCCCTGGCGGGAATCGTCGGCGCCGCGGCCGCCGTCGGGGACCCCTGGCTGTTCTGTTGCGGCTGCGACATGCCGTTGCTCGACGAGCGCGCGGTGTCGTGGCTGCTGGCGCGGCTCGACCGCGACCGTCCGGCGATCGACGGGGGCCGGGTCGACGCGGTCGCGATCGAGCACCCGGATGGAACCCTCAACCCGCTCCACGCCGTCTATCGGCGGGAGCCCGTCGCCTCGCTGCACCGTCTGCTCCCGCGGACGGCGGGCCCGCGGGCGCTGCTGGCGGGGCTCGAGAGCGTCCACACCGTCTCCCCGGCGTCGGTCCCGGACGACGTCCCGCTGGACCGGTCCACCAGCAACGTCAACACGCGCAGGCAACTGGAGTCGGTTCGGGAGGAGTTCACCCGATCGTGA
- a CDS encoding molybdopterin oxidoreductase family protein — translation MSDRPSPPTVCPGCAVGCRLEPGEDSRARGVVGAANPNGRLCRTGIDAFDVGDERLVRPRVRHDGDLRAVSWETAYDRAIAGLEAVLAAHGPDGLAFLGAPHSTNEENYLLGKLARTLGTNNVDNRARLCHVSTARALRERVGWPATTNGLADLGEADLLIVAGANPAERQPVAFDGFVRPAVADGTTLVHVDPVGNRTTRLADVHLAPRPGTDATAFDLLNAHLLDGGDAVDEAFVAERTRGYDRFAASVADLDREAAVSATGVDESTIARVAELVADADRVAALSGTGIEGGTEEVDGTDHVDGADPVDGADEVDARNGATAAGSLLDLLLVTGNVGRRGTGLFVLRGLVNEQGATDAGCVPDRLPGHRPVTDPDARDRIEAAWGVAPPATPGKTATELLSAFGDGVHGALVVGENPAVSKRDPDWIGRRLDALDALVVLEVAPSATTRHADVLLPAAAGVEKTGTVTNLERRVQRLRRTSGPPGDARTDFTVLRDLGRRLFPTDGYFEYADVSAVFDELSRVAPTHQGLSYADIDAEGRRWPFEDDDGVLYRESFETPDGRAAFGTAGPVPEVGPADGLHLIAGGRASEFPDEDAGGNRPLRMHPADAADRGVDAGEPVVVSAGAVAVETVVALDERGRRGTVHLPAAAADPLLRGGTSTVAVEPTSDPRGEPN, via the coding sequence ATGAGCGACCGGCCGTCACCGCCGACGGTCTGTCCGGGCTGTGCGGTCGGCTGCCGACTCGAACCGGGCGAGGACTCGCGCGCCCGGGGCGTCGTCGGCGCCGCCAACCCGAACGGGCGGCTCTGCCGGACGGGCATCGACGCCTTCGACGTCGGCGACGAGCGTCTCGTGCGGCCGCGGGTCCGCCACGACGGCGACCTCCGGGCCGTGTCGTGGGAGACCGCCTACGACCGCGCCATCGCGGGGCTGGAGGCGGTGCTCGCCGCCCACGGGCCCGACGGGCTGGCGTTCCTCGGCGCGCCACACAGCACCAACGAGGAGAACTACCTGCTAGGGAAGCTCGCGCGGACGCTCGGGACGAACAACGTGGACAACCGGGCCAGGCTGTGTCACGTCTCGACCGCGCGGGCGCTCCGCGAGCGGGTCGGCTGGCCGGCGACGACGAACGGGCTGGCTGACCTGGGGGAGGCCGACCTCCTCATCGTCGCCGGCGCGAACCCGGCGGAGCGACAGCCCGTCGCCTTCGACGGTTTCGTCCGGCCGGCGGTCGCGGACGGGACGACGCTCGTCCACGTCGACCCGGTCGGGAACCGGACGACCCGGCTGGCCGACGTCCACCTCGCTCCACGTCCCGGGACGGACGCGACGGCGTTCGACCTCCTGAACGCGCACCTGCTCGACGGCGGGGACGCCGTCGACGAGGCGTTCGTCGCCGAACGGACGCGGGGGTACGACCGGTTCGCGGCGTCGGTCGCCGACCTGGACCGCGAGGCCGCCGTGTCGGCGACGGGGGTCGACGAGTCGACCATCGCCCGCGTCGCGGAACTCGTCGCGGACGCCGACCGCGTCGCCGCGCTCTCCGGCACGGGCATCGAGGGCGGCACGGAGGAGGTGGACGGTACGGACCACGTGGATGGCGCGGACCCCGTGGACGGCGCGGACGAGGTGGACGCCAGGAACGGAGCGACGGCGGCCGGATCGCTTCTCGATCTGCTGCTGGTGACCGGGAACGTCGGTCGCCGCGGGACGGGGCTGTTCGTCCTCCGCGGGCTCGTCAACGAGCAGGGCGCGACGGACGCCGGCTGCGTTCCGGACCGGCTCCCGGGCCACCGGCCGGTCACCGACCCCGACGCGCGCGACAGGATCGAAGCGGCGTGGGGCGTCGCGCCGCCTGCCACGCCGGGGAAGACGGCGACTGAACTGCTCTCGGCGTTCGGCGACGGAGTCCACGGCGCGCTCGTCGTCGGGGAGAACCCGGCCGTCTCGAAGCGCGACCCCGACTGGATCGGGCGGCGGCTCGACGCCCTCGACGCGCTCGTCGTCCTCGAGGTCGCGCCGAGCGCGACCACCCGCCACGCCGACGTGCTCCTGCCGGCGGCGGCGGGCGTCGAGAAGACGGGGACCGTCACGAACCTCGAACGTCGCGTCCAGCGGCTCCGGCGGACGAGCGGGCCGCCGGGGGACGCCCGGACCGACTTCACCGTCCTCCGGGACCTCGGGCGGCGACTGTTCCCGACGGACGGGTACTTCGAGTACGCCGACGTGTCGGCCGTGTTCGACGAGCTTTCGCGTGTCGCGCCGACCCACCAAGGCCTCTCGTACGCCGACATCGACGCCGAGGGACGGCGGTGGCCGTTCGAGGACGACGACGGCGTGCTCTACCGCGAGTCGTTCGAGACGCCCGACGGGCGCGCCGCCTTCGGGACGGCGGGACCGGTCCCCGAGGTCGGGCCGGCCGACGGACTCCACCTGATCGCCGGCGGGCGGGCGAGCGAGTTCCCGGACGAGGACGCCGGAGGAAACCGACCGCTGCGGATGCACCCCGCCGACGCCGCCGACCGGGGGGTCGACGCGGGCGAGCCGGTCGTCGTCTCCGCCGGCGCGGTCGCCGTCGAAACCGTCGTGGCCCTCGACGAGCGCGGCCGCCGGGGGACGGTTCACCTCCCCGCGGCCGCCGCAGACCCGCTTCTCCGGGGCGGAACGTCGACCGTCGCCGTCGAGCCGACGTCGGACCCGAGGGGGGAGCCCAACTGA
- a CDS encoding DUF1641 domain-containing protein, producing MAEPRDTYPESATNRGETGSVDGAGDGSEAGDGEAAVREAIAEHGDRLAAAIDASDELSDLLATAILVVASADEDELDRLTDSTANLVAAADGLSTEEAAALAEEVGANGAELVEALDVVLTLQRDGSLEELVALAGTLSALDLDAEAVEGLNDLLGAVGEAGEAAEPVGPLGALAGLRDRDARAGLGYLLALLRALGHRLGSR from the coding sequence ATGGCGGAGCCGCGCGATACGTACCCGGAGTCGGCAACGAACCGGGGAGAGACCGGGAGCGTGGACGGGGCCGGCGACGGCAGCGAGGCCGGCGACGGCGAGGCGGCGGTCCGGGAGGCGATCGCGGAACACGGCGACCGGCTCGCGGCGGCGATCGACGCCAGCGACGAACTGTCGGACCTGCTCGCCACGGCGATTCTGGTGGTCGCCAGCGCCGACGAGGACGAACTCGACCGGCTCACCGACTCGACCGCGAACCTCGTCGCGGCCGCCGACGGGCTCTCGACCGAGGAGGCGGCCGCGCTCGCCGAGGAGGTCGGCGCGAACGGGGCGGAACTGGTCGAGGCGCTCGACGTGGTTCTGACGCTCCAGCGTGACGGCAGCCTGGAGGAACTCGTCGCCCTCGCGGGGACGCTCTCGGCGCTGGACCTCGACGCGGAGGCGGTGGAGGGACTGAACGACCTGCTCGGTGCCGTCGGGGAGGCGGGCGAGGCGGCCGAGCCCGTCGGCCCGCTCGGCGCGCTCGCCGGACTCAGGGACCGGGACGCCCGCGCCGGCCTCGGCTACCTCCTCGCACTCCTGCGGGCTCTGGGCCACCGGCTGGGGAGCCGATAG
- the fdhF gene encoding formate dehydrogenase subunit alpha — protein MRRARAKALKNVEQVAEGVAAETLPEGKLFEIARSIGDRRLEELTVEDTTCGYCAVGCRFDLYSDGEEVLAARPTAEEDAPVNGISTCVKGKFGYDFVNSDDRLTSPLVRDGDDEFREATWDEALARVAEGFGSIREAHGGDALSVIASSKATNEENYLMGKFARQVLGTNSVDNCNRLCHSSTVAGLARTFGYGAASISTEDLELADCILLTGSNTTEAHPVLATRIKQNVRDGADLLVFDPREVQIAEYATQYSRVRPGYDAVWINGIIRHVVENGLYDESFVAERTTGFADVAAAVREFTPERVEAVTGVPPEEIEAAAETIADADACVFGWTLGLTEHSHGTENVLAMANLAAITGNLGKPGAGVSPFRGQNNVQGGGGDMGPLPDNFPGYQDLADDDVRARFEDAWDCDISPEYGYYTTQMFLAADRGDLRGMYVIGENAALSEPGVNHAERVLRDLEFLVVQDLFVTETAEYADVVLPACSFVEKTGTFTNTDRTVQMVNAVMEPKGDSRPDWEILQDLANRMGRDWDYESTAEVMDEVNSLTPIYGGVTHERVREEGGLQWPCPDEDHPGTERLYEDSFDTEDGRATLHGVGYSEPAETPDEEYPFTLTTGRVLYQYHTGTMTHREEGLMEYAPSDFVEVHPETAANHGIDPGDMVTVASRRGEIVVPAQVTDRVGTDTVFVPIHFAESAVNRLTDEEHLDPDAATPEYKVSAVRIGPYEGDSEPIGAGDVGTGTGDD, from the coding sequence ATGCGGCGGGCGAGGGCGAAGGCGCTGAAGAACGTCGAGCAGGTCGCCGAGGGCGTCGCCGCCGAGACGCTCCCGGAGGGGAAACTGTTCGAGATCGCGCGGTCGATCGGCGACCGTCGGCTGGAGGAACTCACCGTCGAGGACACCACCTGCGGCTACTGTGCCGTCGGCTGTCGGTTCGACCTCTACTCCGACGGCGAGGAGGTGCTTGCGGCGCGACCCACCGCCGAGGAGGACGCCCCGGTCAACGGCATCTCGACGTGCGTGAAGGGGAAGTTCGGCTACGACTTCGTGAACTCGGACGACCGGCTGACGTCGCCGCTGGTGCGCGACGGGGACGACGAGTTCCGCGAGGCGACGTGGGACGAGGCGCTCGCGCGCGTCGCCGAGGGGTTCGGGTCGATCCGCGAGGCGCACGGCGGGGACGCCCTCTCCGTGATCGCCTCCTCGAAGGCGACCAACGAGGAGAACTACCTGATGGGGAAGTTCGCCCGGCAGGTGCTCGGCACCAACAGCGTCGACAACTGCAACCGGCTCTGTCACTCCTCGACGGTCGCCGGCCTCGCCCGGACGTTCGGCTACGGCGCGGCCTCGATCAGCACCGAGGACCTCGAACTCGCCGACTGCATCCTGCTGACGGGGTCGAACACGACCGAGGCCCACCCGGTGCTCGCCACGCGGATCAAGCAGAACGTCCGGGACGGCGCGGACCTGCTGGTGTTCGACCCGCGCGAGGTCCAGATCGCCGAGTACGCCACCCAGTACAGCAGGGTGCGACCCGGCTACGACGCGGTCTGGATCAACGGCATCATCCGGCACGTCGTCGAGAACGGCCTGTACGACGAGTCGTTCGTTGCCGAGCGGACGACCGGGTTCGCGGACGTCGCGGCGGCCGTCCGGGAGTTCACGCCCGAACGCGTCGAGGCGGTGACGGGCGTCCCGCCCGAGGAGATCGAGGCGGCGGCCGAAACCATCGCCGACGCGGACGCCTGCGTGTTCGGCTGGACGCTGGGGCTCACGGAGCACTCCCACGGGACCGAGAACGTGCTGGCGATGGCGAACCTCGCGGCGATCACCGGCAACCTCGGCAAGCCGGGCGCGGGCGTCTCGCCGTTCCGGGGCCAGAACAACGTCCAGGGCGGCGGCGGGGACATGGGGCCGCTCCCGGACAACTTCCCCGGCTATCAGGACCTCGCGGACGACGATGTCCGCGCGCGGTTCGAGGACGCCTGGGACTGCGACATCTCGCCGGAGTACGGCTACTACACCACCCAGATGTTCCTGGCGGCCGACCGGGGCGACCTCCGCGGGATGTACGTCATCGGCGAGAACGCGGCGCTCTCGGAACCCGGCGTCAACCACGCCGAACGGGTCCTGCGGGACCTCGAGTTCCTCGTCGTCCAGGACCTGTTCGTCACCGAGACCGCCGAGTACGCCGACGTCGTCCTGCCCGCGTGCTCGTTCGTCGAGAAGACGGGCACGTTCACCAACACCGACCGGACCGTCCAGATGGTCAACGCGGTGATGGAGCCGAAGGGCGACTCCCGACCCGACTGGGAGATCCTGCAGGACCTGGCGAACCGGATGGGACGGGACTGGGACTACGAGTCGACCGCGGAAGTCATGGACGAGGTGAACTCGCTGACGCCCATCTACGGCGGCGTGACACACGAGCGCGTCAGGGAGGAGGGCGGCCTCCAGTGGCCCTGCCCGGACGAGGACCACCCGGGAACCGAGCGGCTCTACGAGGACTCGTTCGACACCGAGGACGGCAGGGCGACCCTCCACGGCGTCGGCTACAGCGAACCGGCCGAGACGCCCGACGAGGAGTACCCGTTCACGCTCACGACCGGGCGCGTCCTCTACCAGTACCACACGGGGACGATGACCCACCGGGAGGAGGGGCTGATGGAGTACGCGCCGAGCGACTTCGTCGAGGTCCACCCGGAGACGGCCGCGAACCACGGCATCGACCCCGGCGACATGGTCACGGTCGCCTCGCGCCGCGGCGAGATCGTCGTCCCGGCCCAGGTGACCGATCGGGTCGGCACCGACACCGTGTTCGTGCCGATCCACTTCGCCGAGAGCGCCGTCAACCGGCTGACCGACGAGGAACACCTCGATCCGGACGCGGCCACGCCGGAGTACAAGGTGTCTGCCGTCAGGATCGGCCCGTACGAGGGCGACTCGGAGCCGATCGGGGCCGGCGACGTCGGGACCGGGACGGGGGACGACTGA